The Lactobacillus sp. ESL0680 genome has a segment encoding these proteins:
- a CDS encoding sialidase family protein, with product MNIMRMLNKKRFLLILGLASLGLTFGYTKNTAQADTNGPIVTIATKTQFPDTKSPSFLYGRGLVTSHTSTKYNGRLYVTSEHYVSDTPTFLIFESLNNGKTWSKISEIKDTHNFASNGQAWGNRYQPFLYELPEQIGKMPKGTIICAGNSIPGDLSKTSIVLYYSTDHARSWKYLSTIATGGYADVNTTSNGPVWEPFVNVVDHKLVCYFSDERDKPAHSQKLSHRVSTDGINWSNEVDDVAFKSEQARPGMVTVAKMANGKYIMTYEVVNSGEWRTNYKISNDGLTWNASDEGTRLAYGGAPYVVVMHNGDVVANTDGSGDLYVNKHNGNGAWQNVKISMPLAYSRSLTVLPNDDLLIVSGGPLKSPTDPNSNSLTSMIYSFK from the coding sequence ATGAATATTATGAGAATGCTTAATAAGAAAAGATTTTTATTAATATTAGGACTTGCTTCGCTCGGCTTAACTTTTGGATATACAAAGAATACAGCTCAAGCAGATACGAATGGCCCAATAGTTACGATTGCAACTAAGACGCAATTTCCAGATACAAAAAGTCCTAGTTTTTTGTATGGAAGAGGTTTAGTTACAAGTCATACAAGTACAAAATATAACGGAAGACTTTATGTAACGTCAGAACATTATGTTAGCGATACCCCCACTTTTTTAATATTTGAAAGCTTAAATAATGGTAAGACGTGGTCAAAGATTAGTGAAATTAAAGATACACATAATTTTGCATCTAATGGCCAGGCATGGGGCAATCGTTATCAACCATTTCTGTATGAATTGCCAGAACAAATCGGAAAGATGCCTAAGGGGACTATAATTTGTGCGGGGAACTCTATTCCTGGTGATTTAAGTAAAACTTCAATTGTTTTGTATTATAGTACGGATCATGCTCGTAGTTGGAAATATTTAAGTACTATTGCTACTGGTGGCTATGCTGATGTAAATACAACCAGTAATGGTCCTGTATGGGAGCCGTTTGTTAATGTAGTTGATCATAAATTAGTTTGCTACTTTTCAGATGAACGAGATAAACCTGCGCATAGTCAAAAATTGTCTCATCGTGTTTCAACTGATGGAATTAACTGGTCAAACGAAGTGGATGATGTTGCTTTTAAATCAGAACAAGCTCGACCAGGAATGGTTACTGTAGCTAAAATGGCTAATGGTAAATATATTATGACTTATGAAGTTGTTAATTCCGGTGAATGGCGTACAAATTATAAAATTTCAAATGATGGTTTAACTTGGAATGCAAGCGATGAAGGAACACGTCTAGCTTATGGTGGAGCCCCGTATGTAGTAGTGATGCACAATGGTGATGTTGTAGCAAATACTGATGGCAGCGGTGATTTATATGTTAATAAGCACAATGGTAATGGGGCATGGCAAAATGTAAAAATTTCTATGCCACTTGCTTACTCCCGCTCATTAACTGTATTGCCTAATGATGATTTATTAATTGTAAGTGGTGGACCGCTTAAGTCACCAACTGATCCTAACAGTAATTCATTAACCTCGATGATCTATAGTTTTAAGTAA
- a CDS encoding FGGY-family carbohydrate kinase: protein MNITDTAELIRSGKTALGIEFGSTQIKAVLIDGQFNPIATGTFQWENSLKDGIWTYADEEIWSGLRASYKQLAANVSSKYHVKIEKINAIGISAMMHGYLAFDQKDQLLVPFRTWRNTITDDAASELTRLFNFNIPLRWSIAHLYHAILHDEKHVKDIAYITTLAGYVHWKLSGEKSVGIGDASGMFPIDQTGDFNSKMLEQFDNLPQVIKYPWKIRDILPKVLTAGQVAGHLTEEGAKLLDPTGTLQSGSIMAPPEGDAGTGMISTNSVRLRTGNISVGTSEFSMVVLDKPLKKVHRDIDIVATPDGLPVAMVHVNNCSSDINAWAEIFKEFAERLGRNLSADELYSTLFLNTTKSDPDAGGMVNYSYFSGEPVTNTDEGRPMLVRTPNSKFTLANFMLAQLYSAYAPLKIGMDVLTDEENVKTDVMIAQGGLFKTPVVGQQVLSNILNLPISVMLNASVGGPWGMAVLAQYAAQNESVALADYLDNQVFVNSEMMSLSPEPEGVKGAQKYIDRYKLALELENQAEILKDEEE from the coding sequence TTGAATATCACGGATACAGCTGAATTAATTCGGTCAGGAAAAACTGCTTTAGGAATTGAATTTGGTTCAACACAAATTAAAGCAGTGCTAATAGATGGTCAATTTAATCCTATTGCGACAGGTACTTTTCAATGGGAAAACAGTTTAAAAGACGGTATTTGGACGTATGCAGATGAAGAGATTTGGTCAGGATTAAGAGCCAGTTATAAACAGCTTGCAGCTAATGTTAGTAGTAAGTATCATGTTAAGATTGAAAAAATTAATGCGATCGGAATTAGTGCCATGATGCATGGCTATCTAGCATTTGATCAAAAAGATCAATTGCTAGTGCCGTTTAGAACTTGGCGTAATACGATTACTGATGATGCAGCCAGTGAATTAACACGCTTATTTAATTTCAATATCCCACTTCGTTGGAGTATAGCACATTTATACCACGCTATTTTACATGATGAAAAGCATGTAAAGGATATTGCATATATTACAACTTTAGCTGGATATGTTCACTGGAAGTTATCTGGCGAAAAAAGCGTTGGTATTGGTGATGCTTCAGGGATGTTCCCGATTGATCAGACAGGGGACTTTAATTCCAAGATGCTCGAACAATTTGATAACTTGCCACAAGTTATCAAATACCCGTGGAAAATTAGAGATATTTTACCGAAAGTTTTGACTGCAGGACAAGTAGCTGGCCATTTAACTGAAGAAGGTGCTAAGTTGCTTGATCCAACTGGAACACTGCAAAGTGGTAGTATAATGGCACCACCTGAAGGTGACGCTGGTACCGGTATGATCAGTACTAATAGTGTCCGACTTAGAACCGGTAATATTTCTGTTGGCACTTCTGAATTTTCAATGGTAGTTCTGGATAAGCCTCTTAAGAAGGTTCACCGTGATATCGATATTGTAGCAACTCCAGATGGCTTACCAGTAGCTATGGTTCATGTAAATAATTGTTCTTCTGATATTAATGCTTGGGCAGAAATTTTTAAGGAGTTTGCTGAGCGTTTAGGTAGAAACCTATCTGCAGATGAACTGTATAGTACGTTGTTCTTAAATACTACTAAGTCAGACCCAGATGCTGGTGGCATGGTTAATTATAGTTACTTCTCTGGTGAGCCAGTAACCAATACCGATGAAGGTCGGCCAATGCTTGTTAGAACTCCTAACAGTAAATTTACATTAGCAAACTTTATGTTGGCACAACTTTATTCGGCTTATGCTCCGCTTAAGATTGGGATGGATGTTTTGACAGATGAAGAGAATGTCAAGACTGATGTCATGATTGCACAAGGTGGCTTATTTAAAACACCGGTAGTTGGACAGCAAGTATTATCTAATATCTTAAACTTGCCAATTTCCGTCATGCTTAATGCCAGTGTTGGTGGCCCATGGGGCATGGCAGTGCTTGCGCAATACGCTGCACAAAATGAATCAGTCGCATTGGCAGATTATCTCGATAATCAAGTTTTTGTTAATTCAGAAATGATGAGTTTAAGTCCAGAGCCTGAAGGTGTCAAAGGTGCACAAAAGTATATTGATCGCTATAAATTAGCACTAGAACTTGAAAATCAGGCGGAAATACTAAAGGACGAGGAAGAATAG
- a CDS encoding oligosaccharide MFS transporter — MNTETKNKHFWGFPFTDFTYFFIWATVNGYLTLWMEQVGHLNGTESGLVFSMMAGISLIFQPFFGIISDKLLFKKNLIVIIGIAGIFIGPYFQWLFIPLMKVNSFLVAIVTGTFLSFVLNGGVSVVEEYVQRASLANGFEYSHARLGGSVAGIVASLVAGRLFLWQPNAIFWSCSIAAAIFVCLLLFSDKINLANASAAGDTSNSLDMSIIGSVFKSKNFWVLSIFYMGASAIFDVFDQQFIIFFKTFFATAAQGTLVYSYMSSGQTLIEFFLMFPMPWIINKIGAKNGLIAYGFLTCIRILGSSLSPTWGWIVFFRLLAGLEMPLLLTSITKYISGAFDIRLYATVYAMASNFAKQISVFIFSSLAGKLYDSMGYQHTYVMMGIFVFVITLFAALTLKREDPVQAGEVEEEPVAKSTN, encoded by the coding sequence ATGAATACAGAAACTAAAAATAAACACTTTTGGGGTTTCCCATTTACAGATTTTACCTATTTCTTCATTTGGGCAACTGTTAATGGTTATTTGACCCTTTGGATGGAACAAGTAGGCCACCTGAATGGTACAGAATCAGGATTAGTTTTCTCAATGATGGCCGGAATTTCGTTGATTTTCCAACCATTCTTTGGAATTATTTCGGATAAGTTACTATTTAAAAAGAACTTGATTGTAATTATTGGTATCGCTGGTATTTTTATTGGACCGTATTTCCAATGGCTATTTATTCCACTAATGAAAGTTAATTCTTTCTTAGTTGCAATTGTTACTGGTACATTTCTTAGTTTTGTATTAAACGGTGGCGTCAGTGTAGTCGAAGAGTATGTTCAACGTGCTAGTTTAGCTAATGGCTTTGAATATTCACATGCTCGTTTGGGTGGTTCAGTTGCCGGAATTGTAGCTTCACTTGTAGCTGGTCGGTTATTCTTATGGCAACCAAATGCTATTTTCTGGAGTTGTTCGATTGCAGCTGCTATCTTTGTTTGTTTACTTCTATTTAGTGACAAAATCAATTTAGCTAATGCATCAGCAGCTGGTGATACTTCTAATTCGTTAGATATGTCAATCATTGGTTCTGTTTTTAAGAGTAAGAATTTCTGGGTATTATCAATTTTCTACATGGGAGCTTCAGCTATTTTTGATGTTTTTGACCAACAATTTATTATTTTCTTCAAGACATTCTTTGCTACAGCTGCCCAAGGTACACTGGTTTACAGTTACATGTCTTCTGGACAAACTTTAATTGAATTTTTCTTAATGTTTCCAATGCCTTGGATTATTAACAAAATTGGTGCCAAAAATGGATTAATTGCTTATGGATTTTTAACTTGTATTCGAATTTTAGGTTCATCTTTATCACCAACTTGGGGTTGGATTGTCTTCTTCAGATTACTTGCTGGATTAGAAATGCCATTACTTTTAACTTCAATTACTAAATATATTTCAGGAGCATTTGATATTCGTTTGTATGCAACAGTTTATGCAATGGCGTCAAATTTTGCTAAACAAATATCGGTATTCATATTCTCGTCGCTTGCGGGTAAATTATACGATAGCATGGGTTATCAACATACATACGTTATGATGGGTATCTTTGTCTTTGTTATTACTTTATTTGCAGCACTTACTTTAAAGAGAGAAGATCCAGTACAAGCTGGAGAAGTTGAAGAAGAGCCTGTTGCAAAGTCGACTAATTGA
- a CDS encoding alpha-N-arabinofuranosidase, producing the protein MLKASFKINSDNRIGKIDPRMWGSLTEQLGRGVYTGIYQPDHPLADENGFRKDVVSAIKKLNVPLIRYPGGNFVSGYNWEDGIGPKEERPVKLDLAWKSIETNQFGLHEFMKWCQTIGAQADMAINLGTRGIDSARNLVEYCNFPKGTYLSDLRIKNGQTEPFNIKLWSLGNEMDGEWQIGHKTATEYGRLAHETAKAMKIVDPTIELIACGSSLHTMDTFGVWEETILDHIYDDVDYLSLHQYYDNDDHDIKKFLSSSVDLDSLINDVIAICDAVKARKHQNKTMYLAMDEWNVWYHSKKADDKQKPWQIAPPLLEDHYNFADALVVGSLAMVLMNHADRVKIGCLAQLVNVIAPIMTNISGTPTIWLQSIFYPFMQISNYGQGETLRVQSHSESYSLENRVVPYVETSAAYNSAKNEIVLFIENKADKEVEISYEIDDFPAINIIEATQFCGYDLEQTNEDQLMKIEELKQLNLDSNRVVGKLEAYSWNMIRLSVKDKG; encoded by the coding sequence ATGTTAAAGGCTAGTTTTAAGATAAACAGTGATAATCGAATTGGTAAAATTGATCCTAGAATGTGGGGATCTTTAACTGAGCAACTTGGTCGTGGTGTTTATACTGGCATTTATCAACCGGATCATCCGCTAGCTGATGAAAATGGCTTTCGTAAAGATGTTGTTTCTGCGATTAAAAAGTTAAACGTCCCTCTAATTAGGTATCCTGGTGGTAATTTTGTTTCAGGATACAATTGGGAAGATGGCATTGGACCAAAAGAAGAGCGTCCAGTTAAATTAGATCTGGCTTGGAAAAGTATAGAGACTAATCAATTTGGACTTCATGAGTTTATGAAGTGGTGTCAAACTATCGGTGCTCAAGCTGATATGGCGATTAATCTTGGTACACGAGGAATTGATTCTGCCAGAAATTTAGTTGAATACTGCAATTTCCCTAAAGGTACGTATTTAAGTGATCTAAGAATTAAAAATGGTCAAACTGAGCCCTTTAATATTAAGTTATGGAGTTTAGGCAATGAAATGGATGGCGAATGGCAAATAGGCCATAAAACAGCAACAGAATATGGTCGCTTAGCCCATGAAACTGCTAAGGCAATGAAAATTGTTGACCCAACTATTGAGTTAATAGCTTGTGGTAGTTCTTTACATACTATGGATACTTTTGGTGTATGGGAAGAGACAATTTTAGACCATATATATGATGATGTTGACTATCTGTCCCTTCACCAATATTACGATAATGATGACCATGATATTAAAAAGTTTTTATCATCATCAGTTGATCTTGATAGTTTAATTAATGATGTAATTGCAATTTGTGATGCAGTTAAGGCACGTAAACACCAAAATAAGACGATGTATCTAGCTATGGATGAATGGAATGTTTGGTATCATTCTAAAAAAGCTGACGATAAACAAAAGCCTTGGCAAATTGCACCACCTTTATTGGAGGATCATTATAATTTTGCTGATGCATTAGTAGTAGGATCATTAGCAATGGTATTAATGAATCATGCCGATCGGGTTAAAATTGGCTGTTTAGCACAATTAGTAAATGTTATTGCTCCGATAATGACTAATATTTCTGGAACACCAACAATTTGGTTACAATCAATTTTTTATCCGTTTATGCAAATATCAAATTACGGTCAAGGCGAAACTTTACGGGTTCAAAGTCATTCAGAAAGTTACAGCTTGGAAAATAGAGTAGTTCCTTATGTTGAAACATCAGCTGCGTACAATTCTGCTAAAAATGAAATAGTTTTATTTATTGAAAATAAAGCAGATAAAGAAGTTGAAATTTCTTATGAAATAGATGATTTTCCAGCTATAAATATTATTGAAGCAACGCAATTTTGTGGTTATGATTTAGAACAAACTAATGAAGATCAATTAATGAAAATTGAAGAATTAAAGCAATTAAATCTTGATAGTAATCGTGTTGTTGGTAAATTAGAAGCATATTCGTGGAATATGATAAGACTATCTGTAAAAGATAAGGGATGA
- a CDS encoding GntR family transcriptional regulator produces the protein MKSDYLTIKETLKKEITFGHFQINQKLPTETELMQQFNKSRYAVRKALTELQNEHLIYKVQGSGMFIQDWNKKWQVNPESKTIGLICTHIADYIFPKIISQIDNEISEKEYSLLLANTHNQPSKERESLIKMLDSQVAGLIIEPSESAKTSPNLDIYKRIAKSKIPLLFINAEYSKLNFPSITNDDKKAETELIKYLLKLGHQRILGIFQVDDLQGVHRMDGFVEAYQETNSNLSNSSIIMYNSHDPFQAISKKIAFYLKDSQKPTAIACYNDSLALLVLDMLKKMQLKVPEDISLVGFDDFDSAAYLTPSLTTMNYERTSVGKEAGQGILKLIHGKKLKSIVHYPKLKIRASVAKPIEK, from the coding sequence ATGAAAAGTGATTATCTCACAATTAAAGAGACTCTAAAAAAAGAAATAACCTTTGGCCACTTTCAAATTAATCAGAAATTACCAACTGAAACTGAATTAATGCAGCAGTTTAACAAATCCCGCTATGCTGTTCGTAAAGCGTTAACTGAACTACAAAATGAGCATCTAATCTATAAGGTTCAAGGCAGCGGGATGTTTATTCAGGACTGGAATAAAAAATGGCAGGTTAATCCCGAAAGTAAAACAATTGGATTAATCTGCACCCATATCGCAGACTATATTTTTCCTAAGATAATTTCACAGATTGATAATGAAATAAGTGAAAAAGAATATTCCTTACTATTGGCTAACACCCATAATCAACCTTCAAAAGAACGTGAAAGCCTAATTAAAATGCTTGACTCACAAGTTGCAGGATTAATTATTGAGCCAAGTGAAAGTGCCAAGACTAGCCCAAATCTCGATATCTATAAACGAATTGCTAAAAGTAAGATTCCACTGTTATTCATCAATGCGGAATATTCTAAATTGAATTTTCCATCAATCACAAATGATGACAAAAAAGCAGAAACAGAGCTTATCAAGTACCTGCTTAAGCTAGGACATCAGCGAATATTAGGAATATTTCAAGTTGATGATCTTCAAGGAGTACATCGGATGGATGGTTTTGTAGAAGCTTATCAAGAAACCAACTCCAATCTCTCTAACAGCAGTATCATCATGTATAATTCTCATGATCCCTTCCAAGCAATCAGCAAAAAAATAGCCTTTTACTTAAAAGATAGTCAGAAGCCCACAGCAATCGCTTGTTACAACGACAGTTTGGCCTTATTAGTCTTAGATATGCTTAAAAAAATGCAGTTAAAGGTTCCAGAAGATATTTCACTGGTTGGATTTGATGATTTTGACTCAGCCGCATACCTAACACCAAGTTTAACGACGATGAATTACGAGCGAACCTCTGTTGGCAAAGAAGCAGGGCAAGGGATTTTGAAATTAATTCACGGGAAAAAACTTAAATCCATTGTTCACTATCCTAAGTTAAAAATAAGAGCTTCAGTTGCTAAACCTATAGAAAAATAA
- a CDS encoding L-ribulose-5-phosphate 4-epimerase: MLEQLKKEVYEANMQLPKLDLVTFTWGNVSGIDRDSGLFVIKPSGVEYEQLKPDDMVVVNLKGEVVEGTLNPSSDTPTHTFLYNAFPKIGGIVHTHSPWAVAFAAAKMDIPAMNTTHADTFYNAIPAADALTKVEIEEDYEGYTGQAIVRTFKERGLDYEATPGALVSQHGPFCWGETPKKAVYNAKVLEVVAEEDYHTLQLTRANSELPQYLLDKHYYRKHGKNAYYGQNNAQSQTHAKRK, encoded by the coding sequence ATGTTAGAACAACTGAAAAAAGAAGTTTATGAAGCTAACATGCAATTACCTAAGCTGGATTTGGTTACCTTTACTTGGGGCAATGTGTCTGGGATTGATCGTGACAGCGGCTTGTTTGTTATCAAACCTTCAGGTGTGGAATATGAACAACTGAAACCCGATGATATGGTGGTGGTTAATCTTAAAGGCGAGGTAGTTGAAGGTACGCTAAACCCATCAAGTGATACGCCGACGCATACTTTCTTGTACAATGCCTTTCCTAAGATTGGCGGTATTGTCCATACCCATTCACCGTGGGCTGTAGCCTTTGCGGCAGCCAAAATGGATATTCCTGCAATGAACACAACTCATGCTGATACCTTTTATAATGCAATTCCGGCAGCTGATGCTTTAACTAAGGTTGAAATTGAGGAAGATTATGAAGGTTACACGGGTCAAGCGATTGTGCGGACATTCAAAGAACGCGGTTTAGATTATGAGGCGACTCCAGGAGCATTGGTCAGTCAACATGGTCCATTCTGCTGGGGTGAGACGCCCAAAAAGGCGGTATATAACGCTAAGGTACTAGAAGTAGTGGCTGAGGAAGATTATCACACTTTGCAACTAACAAGGGCTAATAGTGAATTACCACAATACTTACTGGATAAGCACTATTATCGCAAGCATGGTAAGAATGCCTATTATGGTCAAAATAATGCACAATCACAGACACATGCAAAGAGAAAATAG
- a CDS encoding family 43 glycosylhydrolase, whose protein sequence is MTDTYTNPLIIQRADPFIYKHTDGYYYFTASVPAYNRIELRRARTLEGLAHAAPRTIWRKHDEGEMSQLIWAPELHYIQGKWFIYFAAAETTAFDENGMFQHRMFCIECDEDNPITTEDKWIERGRVMTPMDSFSLDATCFEYQDKLYYVWAQKDPDIKGNSNLYIAEMENPWTLKTDPVMLSKPEYDWETRGFWVNEGPAVIHHGGKFFLTYSASATDENYCMGMLTASDESNLLDPKSWSKNAEPVFRSDLEQKQYGPGHNSFTKAEDGETDVLVYHCRDYTDIKGDPLYDPNRHTKVQTFSWNNDGTPNFGKPVPYNYK, encoded by the coding sequence ATGACAGATACGTATACTAACCCTTTGATTATTCAAAGAGCAGACCCGTTTATTTATAAACATACAGATGGTTATTATTATTTTACGGCTTCAGTACCAGCTTACAACCGGATTGAATTAAGAAGAGCTAGAACTTTGGAAGGCCTAGCTCACGCTGCACCGAGAACGATTTGGCGTAAACATGATGAGGGTGAAATGAGCCAATTAATTTGGGCTCCAGAATTGCATTATATCCAAGGCAAGTGGTTTATTTACTTTGCCGCTGCAGAAACAACCGCTTTTGATGAAAATGGTATGTTCCAGCATAGAATGTTTTGTATTGAATGTGATGAAGATAATCCAATTACAACTGAAGATAAATGGATTGAACGTGGTCGGGTGATGACACCGATGGATAGTTTTTCACTAGATGCTACATGTTTTGAGTATCAAGATAAGCTTTATTATGTTTGGGCACAAAAAGATCCAGATATTAAGGGTAACTCTAATTTATATATAGCAGAAATGGAAAATCCTTGGACACTCAAGACAGATCCAGTAATGCTTTCAAAGCCTGAATATGATTGGGAAACTAGAGGCTTTTGGGTAAATGAAGGTCCAGCAGTAATTCACCATGGTGGCAAGTTCTTCTTAACGTACTCTGCAAGTGCTACAGATGAAAATTATTGTATGGGAATGTTAACTGCTTCTGACGAATCGAATTTATTAGATCCTAAGAGTTGGAGTAAAAATGCTGAACCTGTATTTAGAAGTGATTTAGAGCAAAAACAATATGGTCCAGGCCATAATTCATTTACTAAGGCAGAAGATGGGGAAACAGATGTTTTAGTTTATCATTGTAGAGATTATACCGATATTAAGGGCGATCCATTATATGATCCAAACCGCCATACAAAGGTTCAAACTTTTAGTTGGAATAATGATGGTACGCCAAACTTTGGTAAACCAGTACCATATAACTATAAATAA
- a CDS encoding alpha-N-arabinofuranosidase — translation MKADFKVNINDVIGKIDPRMWGSLVEQLGRGVYTGIYQPNHPTADENGCRQDVIAAIKELNVPVIRYPGGNFVSGYNWEDGVGPQDKRPVRLDLAWKTIENNQFGLHEFMNWVQKINANADMAINLGTRGIDAARNLVEYCNFPKGTYWSDLRIKNGQTEPFNIKLWSLGNEMDGDWQIGHKTAEEYGRLAHETAKAMKIVDPSIELIACGSSSHTMATFGKWEETVLDHVYDDVNYLSLHQYYDNNEHNIKKFLGFSVDFDNFINDVVAICDAVKARKHKNKTMYLAMDEWNVWYHSKDADAKADPWQIAPHLLEDHYNFADALVVGAMAMVLINHADRVKIGCLAQLVNVIAPIMTNTEGEPSVWLQSIFYPFMQVSNYAQGEALKVEANCKSYTVENMTVPYISSSAVYNSDKNELVLFIENKSDQESQFNYELTSCTDVSLVDATQFCGYDLKQTNEDQAMQLEKLSKIKVAANSIAGKLGPYSWNMIRLSAN, via the coding sequence ATGAAAGCTGATTTCAAAGTAAATATAAATGATGTAATTGGTAAAATTGATCCACGTATGTGGGGGTCATTAGTTGAACAATTGGGTCGAGGTGTTTACACAGGAATTTATCAACCAAATCATCCAACAGCTGATGAAAATGGATGTCGCCAAGATGTAATTGCCGCGATTAAGGAACTAAATGTGCCAGTAATTAGATATCCTGGTGGTAACTTTGTTTCTGGTTATAATTGGGAAGATGGTGTTGGCCCCCAAGATAAACGTCCGGTTAGATTAGATTTAGCTTGGAAGACAATAGAAAACAATCAGTTTGGTCTGCATGAATTTATGAATTGGGTACAAAAAATCAATGCTAATGCTGATATGGCAATAAATTTGGGAACTAGGGGAATTGATGCTGCTAGAAATTTAGTAGAATACTGTAATTTTCCTAAAGGAACCTATTGGAGTGATTTGAGAATTAAGAATGGACAAACGGAACCATTTAATATCAAGTTGTGGAGCTTAGGCAATGAAATGGATGGCGATTGGCAAATTGGTCATAAGACTGCTGAAGAATATGGACGCTTAGCTCATGAAACTGCAAAGGCAATGAAAATTGTTGATCCTTCAATTGAATTAATTGCTTGTGGTAGCTCTAGCCATACGATGGCAACTTTTGGTAAGTGGGAAGAAACGGTTTTAGATCATGTTTATGATGATGTTAATTATCTTTCTTTGCACCAATATTATGATAATAATGAACATAATATTAAGAAGTTTTTGGGCTTTTCTGTTGACTTTGATAATTTTATTAATGATGTTGTTGCAATTTGTGATGCGGTAAAGGCTCGTAAACATAAAAATAAGACAATGTATTTAGCCATGGATGAATGGAATGTTTGGTACCATTCTAAAGATGCTGATGCTAAAGCAGATCCTTGGCAAATTGCGCCACATTTATTGGAAGATCATTATAATTTTGCAGATGCATTGGTTGTTGGTGCAATGGCAATGGTACTGATAAATCATGCTGATCGAGTTAAAATTGGTTGTTTGGCACAGCTTGTTAATGTTATTGCACCAATTATGACCAATACTGAGGGAGAGCCTTCAGTTTGGCTGCAATCTATTTTTTATCCATTTATGCAAGTTTCTAATTATGCTCAAGGTGAGGCGTTAAAAGTTGAAGCTAACTGTAAGAGCTATACGGTAGAAAATATGACAGTGCCGTATATTAGCTCAAGTGCGGTATATAATTCTGATAAAAACGAGCTTGTTTTATTTATTGAGAACAAGTCTGATCAGGAGTCCCAATTTAATTATGAATTGACTAGTTGTACGGATGTTAGCTTAGTTGATGCAACTCAATTTTGTGGTTATGATTTGAAACAAACCAATGAAGATCAAGCGATGCAATTAGAAAAATTATCTAAAATTAAAGTAGCTGCAAATAGTATAGCGGGTAAGTTGGGACCATATTCATGGAATATGATTAGATTATCTGCTAACTAA